The nucleotide window CCCGTTCGTATTCCTGCGGGGTGAAGAGCGTCACGCGATGCATCTCGGTAAACGTGCGCACGCCGTCGCTCTGCGCGATCATGTAATGGAAGTTGAGGATCGAGACGTTGCCGTCGCGGCGGCTTACCGACATGCGGGCGACCTTGAGCGCGGGCTCGTCGGCAAAGAGCGCGTCGAGGTGCCCGTCGATCCA belongs to Candidatus Dormiibacterota bacterium and includes:
- a CDS encoding SAM-dependent methyltransferase, with amino-acid sequence WIDGHLDALFADEPALKVARMSVSRRDGNVSILNFHYMIAQSDGVRTFTEMHRVTLFTPQEYERAFARAGFALEYDERGLGSGRGLYIGTLPGG